The following DNA comes from Paraburkholderia sp. PGU19.
CTGCTCGCTGCCGTCGATCAGCGTATTGCCGATCCCGCTGCCCGCGACCAGCAGATATTCGGCGCCGAGCGTCGCGAGCCACGAGTAGATCAGCGCGAGATAGATGCCCGTGAAGATCGACGGCAGTGCGGCGGGCAGAATCACGAAGCGGGCCATTTGCAGACGCGAATAGCGAAACGCACGCGCGACTTCGACATAGCGCGGCGACACGGCGTGGATGCCGTCGCACGTATGCGCGGCGACGGGCAGCAGCGCGGCCAGCGACAGGAACACGACTTTCGCCATGTCGCCGAGACCGAACCACACGGAGATCAGCAGTATCCATGCGAACAGCGAGATCTGCTTGAAAGTGTCGAAGGTCGGACCGATCAGGCGTGTGGCGATGCGCGAGAAGCCGAGCGCCGCGCCGAGCAGCAGGCCGCCCGCCGTGCCGATCACGAAGCCGCTCGCTTCACGCGCAAGCGAAGCCGACAGCGCGCGCAGCAACGCGCCGCTCTGAATCTGCTGCAACGCAGTGCGCGCGACATCGACAGGGCTGACGAGCAAGCCGCTCTTGACGAGATGCAACGCCGACACGAGCCACCACAACGCGAACGCGGCGAGCGGCAGCACGAGGCCGCGCCAGTTGAACGTGGAAAGACGCTGTTTGAGTACGGACTGACGTTCGGGCTTGGCGGGTGCGTCGCAACTGCACGGCGGCGGACCGTTGGATTTGCGCTCCGAAAAAAGCCGTGGAAGCGGACGTGTGGAAGGCATGACGTGTGTCCTCAATCGAATCATTTACTCGCGAAATGCCGATGGTTGCCCGCGCCGCAAACGGGCTTCGAGCGCATCGAGCGCGCGGTTGATCGCAAAGCCGATTGCGCCGACGATCACGACGGAAGCCATCACAAGGTCGAGCTGAAAGAGCTGCCGGCCATACACGATCAGATAGCCGAGCCCTTCCGACGACGCCACCAGTTCGACCACGACGAGCGCGAGCCACGCCTTGGTGAACGCGAGCCGCACGCCCGTGGCGAGCGTCGGCACGGCGGCGGGCAGCACGACATACACGACGCGCTGCAAGCGGCTGTAGCCGAACACGCGCGCAACTTCATCGAGCGTGGCGGGCGTGTTTCGCACGCCTTGCATCGTGCTCAACGTCACGGGCACGAGCGCGGCATGCGCGATCAGGATGTACTTCAACGGCTCGCCGACACCGACCAGCAACAGCAGAAACGGCAGCCAGCCCAATACGGGAATCTGCACGAGCGCATTGAAGGCGGGTAGCACGTAGGCTTCGACGGTGCGCGACAAACCCAATGCCGCGCCGATGAAGAAGCCCGCGGGCGCGCCGACGCCGAAGCCGACCAGCACGCGTTGCAGGCTGACCAGTGTGTTGCGCGCCAGGTCGCCGCTGATCGCAAGGTCGTACAGCGTGTCAAATACCTGTTGCGGCGGCGGAAGAATTTGCGGCGCGATCCCATGCCCGCCGATGTGCCGCACGATCTGCATCGCGTGCTGCACACGCTGATCGCCGACGACCCAGCCTCGCAGCACGCGGAGATCGGCGCGCCGAACAAGCTCACGCGCGAAAGCACGGCAACGCTGCTGGCCTCCGTGGGCTTCGAACCCACGCTCAACGAGATTCGCGAGTTCGACGACGCATTCGACAACGTCGACGACGTGCTGTCGCGATGCCGAGCACTTCGCCGTGCGCGCCGACGCGCTGCGCGGCCGATTCCGTCAGACGGCCCGTGCCGCAGCCGATGTCGAGCACGCGTTCGCGTTCGCGCAGATCGAGCGCGTCGAGCAGTTGAAGTCCATGATTGAACTGGCGGATGCCGAGGCGATCGTATTCGTCGGCGAGCGTGGCAGAATCGAGCTGCAGGCTGGGTGCTTTCGACATGGGAATGAGCGCAGTGGTCGTCTTTGAGCACCCATTCTTGTCGACGCGGTACGTCACGACAAGAAAGCATTCGAGCTATTCATATGCGCTTCGATGCTTTCCTGTCTCGTTCTGGTGCGGCTGCGTTTGCTATCGTGAACAGGCATCTGCAACAGTGAACGATGCAGATGCCTGACGCGTTGATTTGCCGCTAACGTGGGTGAATGCGGCGTGTCAACGCGTGCTCAGTTCGTCAATGCCTCGCGTTCGAGTTCGCGCAGCGGAATGTGACGCACATCGCGCCCCTTGACGACGAACACGACGAATTCGGCAATGTTCTTCGCGTGATCGCCGATCCGTTCCAACGCCTTCGCGATGAACAGATATTCGAGCGCGACCGTAATGGTGCGCGGCGTCTCGTTCATGTGTATCGCGAGCCGCTCGACGAACGCACGGAATACGTCGTCGATGGCCTTGTCGTCGCGCACGATCTGCGCGGCGGCCACGGCGTCCATGCGCGCAAACGCATCGAGCACCCGATGCAGGATCGACGACGCCAGTTCACCGCACTGCTTCAGCTCGGCCAGCGAGATGGGCGGCGTTCCGCCATGTTCATCGATGCGCCGCATGCGCTTGGAAATCTTGCGCGCTTCGTCGCCCATGCGTTCGAGATTAGTGACGCACTTCGACATGGCCATCAATAGCCGCAGGTCGCGTGCAGCCGGTTGTCGGCGTGCGATCACGCGGTGTATTTCTTCATCGATTTCGATTTCGAGCGCGTTCAGCTCACGCTCGCTGTCGCGAATGTCTTCGACGAGCGCGGGGTCATAAGCGTCGAGCAACGACAGGCAGCGGGTAATTTGTCGTTCGACCACGCCACCCATTTCCAGCAGGTTGGTCGATAGCATGTTGAGCGCAGCGTCGAACTGACTGGAGAGATGCTTGTCGGACATGATGCGCCCCCTTGCCACACAGGCTCTATGTAGTGTGATGCGGTATCACCGCTTGTCGCCACACCGCGTCGAATTCCGCAGTGTAGAAACCGTATATATGGTTTTATGTTAACGGTGCAAAAATGCACATGCAAGCGGGGTTATACCGACGCGTAAGGTCGCGTTGCCTGCGGGCAACGGGTTGGAGGGGCAGGGAAGCGAATAGTCGGTCTTATGGGCTGTCTGCGGACGGCCAGACGGTCATGGCAGCGTTATTTGCCAGCGTGATGCGCGGTGCGCAAAAAAACAGCGCGGTGCGTTGCCGCTTTAACAACGGCAATCGCACCGCGCATTCAACAGCCGCAACCGCTCAAGCCAGATCGAAGCGGTCGAGGTTCATCACCTTCACCCACGCAGCAACGAAGTCGCGCGTGAATTTCTCCTGCGCGTCCTCGCTCGCATAGACCTCGCAAAGCGCGCGCAACTGCGCATGCGAGCCGAAAATCAGATCGACGCGCGTGCCCGTCCACTTCACTTCGCCCGTTCGGCGGTCGGCGCCTTCGAACACCTCGCGCGCGGGCGTCGTAGGCGTCCATTCCGTGCCCATGTCGAGCAGGTTGCGGAAGAAGTCGTTGGTCAGCGTTTCTGGCCGTTTCGTGAACACGCCGTGCGAATCGGCACCCGTGTGCACGTTCAGCACGCGCAAGCCGCCGATCAGCACCGTCATTTCCGGCGCCGTCAGTGTCAGCCGTTGCGCCTTGTCGATCAGCAGCGCTTCCGCCGGTACGTCGTACTTGCCCTTGAGGAAGTTGCGGAAGCCATCGGCGACCGGCTCCAGCACGGCGACGGATAGCACGTCCGTCTGTTCCTGCGACGCGTCCATGCGCCCCGGTGTGAACGGCACGCTGACGAGTTGCCCGGCGTTCTTCGCCGCCTGTTCGATCGCCGCGCCGCCTGCCAGCACGATCAGATCCGCGAGCGAAATCTTCTTGCCGCCCGACGCCGCCCCGTTGAACTCACTCTGGATGCCTTCGAGCGTTTTGAGCACCTTCGCCAGTTGTTCGGGCTGATTGGCCGCCCAGTCCTTCTGCGGTGCGAGGCGGATGCGTGCGCCATTGGCCCCGCCGCGCATGTCCGAGCCACGGAACGTCGACGCCGAAGCCCACGCCGTTGACACCAGCTGCGAGACAGCGAGCCCCGAAGCCAGAATTTTCTGCTTCAGCGAAGCAATGTCGTTGGTATCGACCAATGGATGATTCACGGCGGGAATCGGGTCCTGCCACAGCAGTTCTTCGGCAGGCACTTCCGGGCCGAGATAGCGGGCGCGCGGCCCCATGTCGCGATGCGTCAGCTTGAACCAGGCGCGCGCGAACGCGTCGGCGAACTCATCCGGGTTCTGCATGAAGCGCCGCGAAATCTTCTCGTACTCGGGGTCGAAGCGCAGCGATAGATCAGTGGTGAGCATCGTCGGCAGCAGCTTTTTCGATGGATCGTGCGCATGCGGGATCGTGGCCGTCGCGCCCTTGGCGACCCACTGATTCGCGCCCGCGGGGCTCTTGGTCAATTCCCATTCGTGGCCGAACAGGTTCTGGAAGAAGCCCATGCCCCACTGTGTCGGTGTGGCCGTCCACGTGACTTCCAGGCCGCTCGTGATCGTGTCGCCGCCCTTGCCGCTGCCGAAGCTGCTTTTCCAGCCTAGCCCCTGGTTTTCGAGCTCGGCGGCTTCGGGTTCGGCGCCGACGTTATCGGCGGGACCGGCGCCGTGCGTTTTGCCGAACGTGTGGCCGCCTGCGATCAGCGCGACGGTTTCCTCGTCGTTCATCGCCATGCGCGCGAAGGTTTCGCGGATGTCGTGCGCGGCGGCGAGCGGATCGGGATTACCGTCCGGGCCTTCCGGGTTCACGTAGATCAGGCCCATCTGCACGGCGCCGAGCGGGTTTTCCAGATTCCGCCCGCTAACGGTGCGGCTGGTTTCTTCGCCGTGCAGTTCCTCGTCGGCGACGAGCACGCCTTCGTCGCCTGCGTCGCGGGGCGCGGCGGCTTTGCCGTAGCGGACGTCGCCGCCGAGCCAGGTTTTTTCATTGCCCCAGTAGACGTCTTGATCAGGTTCCCACGTGTCTTCGCGACCGCCCGCGAAGCCGAAGGTCTTGAAGCCCATGGTTTCCAGCGCGACATTGCCGGACAGGATCATCAGATCGGCCCAGGAGATTTTCTGGCCGTATTTCTGCTTCACGGGCCAGAGCAAGCGGCGCGCTTTGTCGAGGCTGACATTGTCCGGCCAGCTATTTAGGGGGGCGAAACGCTGCTGGCCGCGACCGCCGCCTCCGCGTCCATCGCCCGTGCGGTACGTGCCGGCGCTATGCCATGCCATGCGAATGAACAACGGTCCATAGTGGCCGAAGTCCGCGGGCCACCAGTCCTGCGAGTCGGTCATCAGCACCGCGAGGTCTTGCTTGACGGCGGCGAGATCGAGGCTCTTGAACGCCTCGGCGTAGTCGAAATCCTTGTCCAGCGGATTGGACCGGCTGGAATGCTGGCTGAGCAGGTCCAGCCGAAGCTGCTTCGGCCACCAGTCGCGATTGGTCGTTCCGCCGCCAGCGGCATGAATGAACGGGCACTTTGCATCGGTTGACATGCGTCGTCTCCTTGGGAGTATCTCTCCACTATGCGTTTTACGATGGTATCGGGCTTGCGCGACAGATCGCCGTCCTGCGCCCGCACCTCGGGTTACAAACCCGGCGGTATGCGCGGTTACGCATATCGCCGCGTTGTCGGCGCATCTGCTCGGTTTCAATATATGCGACGGCGAAGGGCAACTGAATTCGTTTGCGGCAATGCCGGCAATAGCTCGCTGCTATAGCGCGGGAGCGCCTTCACGGCGGACTTGCGCTGATACACGGTGCCGTATCGCCTATTCTTTTTGGGTTTGCGTGATTGTTCGCCCTGATTCGATTTGACTGCGCGATGAACCGTGAGGAGCGGAACATGGAAGACGTGGATGTGCTCGTCGTCGGAGCGGGTCCCGTCGGCTTGCTGCTTGGCACCGAATTGCAGCGCGACGGCGTCGCGGTGAACGTGATCGACGGAATGCCGGCGAGAGGGTTCTTCTGCAAGGCGCTCGGCATTACGCCGCGCACGCTGGAGATTTTCGACGATCTGGGAATCGTTGATCGCGCAATCGAGGCGGGTGTCTGGCTCACGGGCGTCGAAACGTGGGTCGACGGGGCGATGGTGCCTGCGCGCAGCATGCATGTGCCGGAACAGGGTTTGCCGTACGGGTCGCTTTCGCTCGCGCAGTACGAGACGGAGCGGCTGCTCGAAGCGGCGTTCACCGGACATGGCGGGCGCGTGCACTATGGGGTCAAGCTCGACAGCTTTGTCGAAACGGACGATGGCGTCGAAGCGTTTCTGACGGGGCCACACGGCGAGGCGCGCACGGTGCGCTGCCGATGGCTCGTCGGATGTGACGGCGCGCATAGCAAGGTGCGTTCGGCATTGGGGCTGTCGTACGAGGGCGCGCAATTTCCACAGACTTTTGCACTCGCCGATGTGGACATCGACTGGGCGCATCCGCGCGGGCCGATGTACCGATTCGAATGGAGCGACGCGGCGCGCGCGAAAACCAGCGTGGCGGCGGTGCCGATTCGCGGATCGGCGCGGCGCTACCGGCTGTCGATGACCATGCCTGACGATCATTCAGCTTCACTGGCGGGAGTTGCCGCACCTGATTTCGACACGATGTGCGCACTGCTGTTGCCCTCGCTGCCGGAAGGCGCCCGTTTGTCTTCGATGCGCTGGTCGTCGGTGTATCGGGTGAGTCATCGCATTGCGTCCGAGTATGGACATGGCCGCGTGTTCATTGCGGGCGACGCCGCGCATATTCATCCGCCTGTCGGCGGGCAGGGAATGAACACGGGCTTGCAGGACGCGCACAACCTCGCATGGAAGCTCGTGCACGTGGCGAAAGGCCTTGCGCATCCCGCTTTGCTAGACAGTTATTCGGCGGAACGGCATCCCGTCGGCGTGGACGTCGTTCAGTCGACGAGCGCCGCGCTCAACGCCGTGCTCGCCCGCAAGGCCGCCAATCCGGCGATGCGCGAGACGCAGCTACTGGTTACGTATCGCGGCAGTCCGATCGTCGCCGACATGTGCGCGGATGCGGCCCCGGAGTTACCAGCGCCGGGCGACCGGCTGCCGGATGTGTATGGCTTGTCGCAGCGCTTTGTGGGGCGTCCACGGCGATTGCAGGAGTTTGTCGGGCATGGGCGCCATGTGCTGCTTGGTTATGTCGATGCGGCTGGCGCGCAATATGAGGCGTTTGCCGATGGCTGTCGGGCGCTTGCCGGGTTGCTGCCTGGTCTAGCGTCGGCTGTGCTCGTTGCGGCGCCGGGCTGCGAAGTGCCAGGCGGCGAACTGATGACGGTGTTGACGGATACGAACGGCGAGTTTGCGGCAACGTTTCGCGCGTCAGGCGGCATGGTTTGGATCGTGCGGCCGGATGGACATATCGGATGGAGAAGCGGCAGTTGTTCGGGCGATGCGGTGAAAAGCTGGGGACGAGTTCTTCGCGGCTAAGCCGGACCAGCGCAGAAAACCCATCCGCATCGCGCGACAAAAGGTACACCCGCAAACAAGTTGCCAAAGCCGTAGGTCGGGCGCACGGCGGGACGCAACGGGAAGGAACGGAAAGCGTTGCTCCAGTGCAACAGACGGGAAGTGCGGTGTGGCGCGCACGCTACGCGCGGGCGGGCTTGGAGGGGTGGCGGGGAGAAATGAACGTTGCTGCGTCGCTACAAACGCTTGCATTACACGAATAGGGGTTTATACTGATTTCTGTCTCCTCCATGTCTCCTCTTGATATGGATTCAGCCCACCACTTGGTGGGCTTTTCTTTTTGTCCCCTCGATATGCGCACGGCGCGTTGGCTTTTCAGTCACGGGCCAAAGAACGTCTGGCAAAAATGGCCGGGTACGCGGCACGCCGTTTCTGTCTGGCCGGCTTGCGGTTGATTCACTGTCGAACAACCGGCGACAAGGCAAGCCAACAGGCACATCATCTCTGCGCGTGCGTACCTTCTTCGGCGTATGAAGAACCCGAGCATGTTGCACCTTGAAGAGCGTATCGGGCGGAGCACCGGGGCCAGCGTGTGCCGCAAGCCCCGGTTCAGCTTCCATCCAACCGATGTTACGCGCTAGCAGTCAACCGCTCCGGCGTCCGATAGTCATTAAGCAAGCGCTCCTTCTTCTTCGCCGCTGCCTGGATATTGCGTTCTTTCACATGACCGAAGCCGCGAATATCGTCCGGCAGGCTGGCGAGCTGGAGCGCCGCAGGCAGGCGTTCAAGATCGAGCGTTGCGCAAAACTCGTCGACTAGCGCGATGTACTCCGCAATCAGTTGCCGCTCGCCGCGCCGTTCGGCCGTCTTGCCGAATACATCCAGCGCGGTGCCGCGCAGTCCCTTCATGCGTGCGAGCGCACGGAACACGGGCAGCATCCACGGACCGAAGCTTTTCTTCTGCAAGTTCCCACGTTCGTCGCGCTTCGCGAGCAACGGCGGCGCGAGATGGAAACTCAGCTTGTAATCGCGGCCCGGTTCGCCCTCGAACTGCTGACGCAGTTTCTCCAGATAAGCGGGATCTGCGTAAAGGCGAGCGACTTCGTATTCATCCTTGTAGGCCATCAGCTTCGAGAGGCTCGTCGCTACCGCGCGCGTGAGCGGCAGTTTCGCGTTGCCTGCGACTTGCGTTTCCTTCACGCGGATACGGTCGATCACCTCGCGATAGCGCTGCGCATACGCTGCGTTCTGATACGCCGTCAACAGCGTTTCACGCGATGCAATCAGCTTGTCGAGCGATTCCGGCATCTGCATGACGATCGCCTGCGCCGCGGCAGCAGCCGGCTTGAGCAGCGCCTTCACAGCCGCCTCGCCATGATGCGCGATATAGCGTCCCCAGTTGAACGCCTGCTGATTCTTCTCGATCGATACGCCATTGAGTTCGATTGCGCGCACGAGGCTCGACAGTTGCAGCGGCAGCCAGCCTTTCTGCCACGCAAACCCAAGCAGCAGCGGATTGCTATAGATCGTGTCGCCGAGCAGCTTCAGCGCGAGCGCGTTGGCGTCGATGAAGGCGCATCCTTCGCCGATGCTGTCGCGCAGTCCCGCTTCCGTCTGCGTGCCCGGGAAGGTCCACTTCGGGTTCTTGACGAATTCGGCCGTCGGCGTCGCGCCGCTGTTGATCGCGGCAACCGTCACGCCATGTTGCGTGCGCGACAGCACATCGTTCGACGCCGACACGATCGCATCGCAACCGATCACGAGCCGCGCTTCGCCTGTCGCGATGCGCGTCGCGTGCAACGCATCGGGCGAGGACGCGACCTGCACGTGGCTGAGCACGGCGCCACCCTTTTGCGCGAGGCCCGCCATGTCGAGCACAGTGACGCCCTTGCGTTCGATATGCGCGGCCATGCCGATCAGGCCGCCAATCGTCACGACGCCCGTGCCGCCGACGCCCGTCACCAGAATGCCGTACGGTCTTGCGAGTGCGGGTAGCGACGGCATTGGCAGCGTGTCGAACTCTCCATTAAGAGCGCCGCTGCCGCGCGCAGCCTGAGGCTTGCGAAGCTGCGCGCCTTCAGCCGTGACGAAGCTCGGACAAAAGCCCTTCACGCAAGAAAAGTCCTTGTTGCACGACGACTGGTTGATCTTGCGCTTCGTGCCGAGCGGCGTATCGAGCGGCTCGACTGACAGGCAGTTCGATTGCACCGAGCAATCGCCGCAGCCTTCGCACACGGCATCGTTGATGAATGCACGGCGCGCGGGATCGGGATACGCACCGCGTTTGCGGCGCCGCCGCTTCTCGGTCGCGCAAGTCTGGTCGTAGATCAGCACGGTCGTGCCGGGCATGTCGCGCAGTGCGCGCTGCACGGTATCGAGCTGATCGCGATGATGAACATCGACGCCCGCCGGCAACACGATGCCGGAGTGATACTTCTGCGGCTCGTCGGTGACGATGACGATGCGCTTTGCGCCCTCGGCATGAACCTGATGCGCAATCTGCGGCACGGTCAGCACGCCGTCGATGGGCTGGCCGCCCGTCATCGCGACGGCGTCGTTGTAGAGAATCTTGTAGGTGATGTTCGCGTTGGCCGCGATCGCAGCGCGAATCGCCAGCAGCCCGGAGTGGAAGTAAGTGCCGTCGCCGAGATTGACGAACACGTGCTTATCGCCGGAGAAATGCATCTGGCCGATCCACGCGACACCTTCGCCGCCCATCTGGCTGAAGGTTTCCGTCTTGCGGTCCATCCACATCGACATGTAGTGACAGCCGATGCCCGCGAGCGCGCGCGAACCTTCGGGCACGTTGGTCGACGTGTTATGCGGGCAGCCCGAGCAGAACCACGGCTTGCGTTCGACGGA
Coding sequences within:
- a CDS encoding methyltransferase domain-containing protein codes for the protein MSKAPSLQLDSATLADEYDRLGIRQFNHGLQLLDALDLRERERVLDIGCGTGRLTESAAQRVGAHGEVLGIATARRRRCRMRRRTRESR
- a CDS encoding indolepyruvate ferredoxin oxidoreductase family protein — encoded protein: MNAPDLALASDLATETPATPVTLEDKYTLEKGRVYISGTQALVRLPMLQKARDRKAGLNTAGFISGYRGSPLGALDQSLWKAKKHLQDNDIVFQPGVNEDLAATSVWGTQQINLWPGATRDGVFGMWYGKGPGVDRTGDVFKHANSAGSDARGGVLVLAGDDHAAKSSSVAHQSEHAFIAAGIPVLYPANVQEYLDYGLHGWAMSRYSGLWVAMKCVTDVIESTASIDLDPDRVEIVTPTDYAMPEGGLNIRWPDAPLAQEARLLDEKWYAALAYIRANKLNRVVIDSPTPRFGIITAGKAYLDVRQALSDLGLDDDTCAKIGLRVLKVGCVWPLDAQDARAFATGLEEILVVEEKRQILEYALKEELYNWREDVRPKIYGKFDERDNEGGEWSVPRGDWLLPAHYELSPALIAKAVARRLSRADLPDDVRARMLARVAIIEAKEREAAKPRVSVERKPWFCSGCPHNTSTNVPEGSRALAGIGCHYMSMWMDRKTETFSQMGGEGVAWIGQMHFSGDKHVFVNLGDGTYFHSGLLAIRAAIAANANITYKILYNDAVAMTGGQPIDGVLTVPQIAHQVHAEGAKRIVIVTDEPQKYHSGIVLPAGVDVHHRDQLDTVQRALRDMPGTTVLIYDQTCATEKRRRRKRGAYPDPARRAFINDAVCEGCGDCSVQSNCLSVEPLDTPLGTKRKINQSSCNKDFSCVKGFCPSFVTAEGAQLRKPQAARGSGALNGEFDTLPMPSLPALARPYGILVTGVGGTGVVTIGGLIGMAAHIERKGVTVLDMAGLAQKGGAVLSHVQVASSPDALHATRIATGEARLVIGCDAIVSASNDVLSRTQHGVTVAAINSGATPTAEFVKNPKWTFPGTQTEAGLRDSIGEGCAFIDANALALKLLGDTIYSNPLLLGFAWQKGWLPLQLSSLVRAIELNGVSIEKNQQAFNWGRYIAHHGEAAVKALLKPAAAAAQAIVMQMPESLDKLIASRETLLTAYQNAAYAQRYREVIDRIRVKETQVAGNAKLPLTRAVATSLSKLMAYKDEYEVARLYADPAYLEKLRQQFEGEPGRDYKLSFHLAPPLLAKRDERGNLQKKSFGPWMLPVFRALARMKGLRGTALDVFGKTAERRGERQLIAEYIALVDEFCATLDLERLPAALQLASLPDDIRGFGHVKERNIQAAAKKKERLLNDYRTPERLTASA
- a CDS encoding ABC transporter permease, yielding MPSTRPLPRLFSERKSNGPPPCSCDAPAKPERQSVLKQRLSTFNWRGLVLPLAAFALWWLVSALHLVKSGLLVSPVDVARTALQQIQSGALLRALSASLAREASGFVIGTAGGLLLGAALGFSRIATRLIGPTFDTFKQISLFAWILLISVWFGLGDMAKVVFLSLAALLPVAAHTCDGIHAVSPRYVEVARAFRYSRLQMARFVILPAALPSIFTGIYLALIYSWLATLGAEYLLVAGSGIGNTLIDGSEQFRMDLVLFGIIVVGITGWALNALARGVERRVLARRTGAMRERAAA
- a CDS encoding FAD-dependent monooxygenase — its product is MEDVDVLVVGAGPVGLLLGTELQRDGVAVNVIDGMPARGFFCKALGITPRTLEIFDDLGIVDRAIEAGVWLTGVETWVDGAMVPARSMHVPEQGLPYGSLSLAQYETERLLEAAFTGHGGRVHYGVKLDSFVETDDGVEAFLTGPHGEARTVRCRWLVGCDGAHSKVRSALGLSYEGAQFPQTFALADVDIDWAHPRGPMYRFEWSDAARAKTSVAAVPIRGSARRYRLSMTMPDDHSASLAGVAAPDFDTMCALLLPSLPEGARLSSMRWSSVYRVSHRIASEYGHGRVFIAGDAAHIHPPVGGQGMNTGLQDAHNLAWKLVHVAKGLAHPALLDSYSAERHPVGVDVVQSTSAALNAVLARKAANPAMRETQLLVTYRGSPIVADMCADAAPELPAPGDRLPDVYGLSQRFVGRPRRLQEFVGHGRHVLLGYVDAAGAQYEAFADGCRALAGLLPGLASAVLVAAPGCEVPGGELMTVLTDTNGEFAATFRASGGMVWIVRPDGHIGWRSGSCSGDAVKSWGRVLRG
- the katG gene encoding catalase/peroxidase HPI, with amino-acid sequence MSTDAKCPFIHAAGGGTTNRDWWPKQLRLDLLSQHSSRSNPLDKDFDYAEAFKSLDLAAVKQDLAVLMTDSQDWWPADFGHYGPLFIRMAWHSAGTYRTGDGRGGGGRGQQRFAPLNSWPDNVSLDKARRLLWPVKQKYGQKISWADLMILSGNVALETMGFKTFGFAGGREDTWEPDQDVYWGNEKTWLGGDVRYGKAAAPRDAGDEGVLVADEELHGEETSRTVSGRNLENPLGAVQMGLIYVNPEGPDGNPDPLAAAHDIRETFARMAMNDEETVALIAGGHTFGKTHGAGPADNVGAEPEAAELENQGLGWKSSFGSGKGGDTITSGLEVTWTATPTQWGMGFFQNLFGHEWELTKSPAGANQWVAKGATATIPHAHDPSKKLLPTMLTTDLSLRFDPEYEKISRRFMQNPDEFADAFARAWFKLTHRDMGPRARYLGPEVPAEELLWQDPIPAVNHPLVDTNDIASLKQKILASGLAVSQLVSTAWASASTFRGSDMRGGANGARIRLAPQKDWAANQPEQLAKVLKTLEGIQSEFNGAASGGKKISLADLIVLAGGAAIEQAAKNAGQLVSVPFTPGRMDASQEQTDVLSVAVLEPVADGFRNFLKGKYDVPAEALLIDKAQRLTLTAPEMTVLIGGLRVLNVHTGADSHGVFTKRPETLTNDFFRNLLDMGTEWTPTTPAREVFEGADRRTGEVKWTGTRVDLIFGSHAQLRALCEVYASEDAQEKFTRDFVAAWVKVMNLDRFDLA
- the phoU gene encoding phosphate signaling complex protein PhoU, whose amino-acid sequence is MSDKHLSSQFDAALNMLSTNLLEMGGVVERQITRCLSLLDAYDPALVEDIRDSERELNALEIEIDEEIHRVIARRQPAARDLRLLMAMSKCVTNLERMGDEARKISKRMRRIDEHGGTPPISLAELKQCGELASSILHRVLDAFARMDAVAAAQIVRDDKAIDDVFRAFVERLAIHMNETPRTITVALEYLFIAKALERIGDHAKNIAEFVVFVVKGRDVRHIPLRELEREALTN